The window TGACTGCTGCAGGATGAAGAATGAATGGGCCCAGTCCAGCACATGCATATTGATGCTGGAAAGGTTTGGATCTAGGGCTACAGCCAGAACCCAGTATTTTCCTCAACAGGTAAAATTGACATGTTATCAAAACACTTGTGATGTTAGAAACTTTGTTTTCACTTTCTTACATTCCATCTTATTCCATTATGTTCTCTTTCATTTTGCTATAAGCCTATTCTGTCCTTCCCAAAGGATCAAACAGAAAGAAGAACTGGGTTGAAAACTGAGATCCAGCACACACACAATCCCTTTCCTGTATTAAAGGGAAGGAGAATTATGCTGACTGCTCAACCTAATTTTTTGTTGACAAATGCAAGAAAGAAGTGACCAGCAGCAGTAGTGAGGCCCAGTAAATCCTTAACTAACAGGAAGTGTGCTTTCCATTGGAAGTATTGCTTAATTATAAACTctacaaataaaaggaaaaagggagAAAGTAATTACCTTTCATGGGGTTGGAGTGGAACTGCACCTTATCAGGGATAGGGTGTTCTGATTACAATACTGAGCTTTTCCTTGCAGATAAAGACCTGTACAGTAACCAAATGGACTTAGTTCTCACTGCTGAGTAAGGTTTATAATTATAATGACATGGAACAGGCACCTAGGTGGGATGCCCTGTCAGAGGGCTGCTTTGTTCTACTACTTATACACTGTACAGTCATCCCAAGCTGCTGAACAGAAATAATATTACTCCATGCTCCGTGTATTTACCCTCTAGCTCCACACCTACTCTCTCCCGGGCGCAGAGTGACTGGGATCTTGCAGGATTTACAAAGCTGACCCAGAGTGTTAAAAAGCTCCCCTCTCCcttgccccccagccctggagcacaaaCGCTGAGTGTGTCGCAGAGTAAATCACATTTGATCCCTTTCGGGTTTTAATCTGCCCGAGGAAGGGAGCAACGAACACGTTATTCGTGTGAGAAACCAAACCCGATGTTTAGAGGGTCAGGTGTGTCTAGTTTAACGCCTAATCCCCAGTAAAGGGGATGGATGCTCTAGTAACCAGGCACTTACGATCTATCAGTTACGAGTAAAGGACAGGACGGCtaggatggggcagagggggctccggctgctgcacCTTGCTTCCTTGAGCGAACCGAGCCCCTGTACGAGGttcaggcgggggtgggggaaagcctCCGCTCCTGCCCCGCGCCCAGCAGCAGCCGGGCTGTCTGCTTTGCAAGGGAGAGGGAAGGTGCGAAGCGGCTGCTTGCAGAAGAGACTGGAAGTCCTTGTTGCGATGCTGCAGTGGGTGTCCGTGCATCGGAGCAGCACTGGGCTAGTCCCTCCCCTCTGGGCACCTTGGACTCCCTCTGATCCCCCGCGGGGACCCGCAGCTCTCGGGGCGCGGGGCTCAGCTAAAGGGGGCTCTGCCTCCCGCCCTCTCCGGCTCCCTGCTTGCGGCCGTGGCCAGGCTGGACACGGGCAGGACGATCTCCCTGGGGCTCTGCGGCTGCAGCCGCATGGACTCCTCGTAGGTGGGTAAATACTTCACCTCTTCGTAGCGGGGCAGCTGCAGGAAGAGCGGGGCGCCCGTCTGCGGCGGCGGCTCCGGCTCGCCCGGGTAGCGGCGGCCGCTGCCGCTGTCCAGCAGGGAGTCCTGCGAGGTGGCCGCCGTCACGCTGAGCAGGGAGGCGGGCGAGTCCTGGCGCTGCGGCCGGTTGTACCGgcgggggctggggcagatgaTGCGCTGCAGAAAGTAGCCGATGGCGAAGAGCACCAGCAGGATGAGCAGCCCCGAGAGCTTCCGCACGAACCAGCCCACGTTGTCCAGGAAGGTGTGGAAGGGCAGCTTGCAGCACTTGATCTCCGCGTGGGTGACATTGCCGTAGTCACAGCAGCTCTCCCGCTCGCCGCAGGTCAGCTCCCCGCAGCTCCAGGTGCCCTGGCAGGGCTGCCAgagcagagcagcccccagcaccagcagccccTCGGAGAGACACTGCAacatcctccccgccccccagctctcGCCCCTGCACCGCAGGAGCCCCTGGCTCGCCGGCTCCCGCGCAGAGCGGGGGGCGCTCGCTCACTTGGGGGGCCACCTGCCGCCTCCCATCGCCAGGGCCGGGCCGCAGCTGGCCCCGGAGCCCACCAGCCGTGGCGCCGTGGACCTCTCCCCGGGGCCCAGCCCGCGCTGCTGCTGCGGGTGCCGGAGCGGTGTGCACGCCCCGCTGTCCCGGAGCAGAGCCGGCATGGCGCGCTGCGGAGTCCcgccagcagctgcagagcaagaAGGGTTAACGGAGCCGGTCGGTTTGCATGTTCACTTTGCAGCACTTTAATCTTTATTAATCTGTCTGTCGTCCCGTTCCTCTGTCAAACAGGCAGCGCCTGCTTTGTAGGCTTCTTGGCTTAAGTGATTGGATTTCCCCGTGACCGTTATTTAAATTTACTTGCTGCTGGGATTCACTTACCATATTTCTGGGttttatttctgattaaaaaTTGATGGTAACCATTTAGCTGATGTTAATGGGCTTAATGCAGCTCCCCTTCCATTAGGGAGTTTGGAGGCCGTGATTTACTGGCTGTGTTCCTGCACAGGCCAGCCAGGCTGGTGTCTTCTTGGGGGGGAATAAATACCAGGGTCACAGCGTCTTTCTAGACCACAAGAGAAGCATATGGTCCAGGCAACTATTCCTCTGCCGTCCCTCAGGTTTCCCAAGGGGAATCTATCCAAGGGGGTTTCACATAGGCAATAACCTTGAATAACAGAGCCTATGCAGGCAGAAATCAATCCACTTTGCCAGTAACATGTCAGATCACAGACATTTCTGTAACAGTCAATTGTAATAGGCACAAGAGTCTGATGGTGCCAAAAGAGCAAATAGACAGCAAGGCTGTTAAGGGTGAGAACTCAAATTCAAACAGGGGACCCAAAGAGAACATGGTAAATTAGCATCAAAGGGCGACTGACGCTGGTATCAAGATGAGTTGGTGTTTCCAGCTGAGCAGTAGGGCAGGGTGATCAGTGGTGCTGAGAGCCAGTAGCTTGACTTCAGCTAATGGAATGGATCTTCAGCATCTCTGACAAGTGGTGACCCCGCTCCCTCTGGACTTGTCTACAGTGGCAAACTACAGGGTGTTAGAACACGATTTAACGAAGACAATACATAAACGTGCCTTGGTGCTCAACAAAGACCAGGACATGTGGGGCTTAACATTGTGTCACCTGGCTGTTAGCCCTAGGGTGAATCAGGACCAGCCACCAAATTTTATCCTTGTCTGTCCTGTCCACTGTGTTAATTAacatgtgtgtgtgacagaggtTATGtctttggggaccatattgtatcaagtttatgtatcattgtgggctaGAGAGTGTATGCAATTTCAgggtggctggggggaggggttaccACAACTCCAGGCACCAGGAATAGTGGGTGAATCACTGAGGTTGTGAACACTGGCAGAGAGGTCCCACCCCTCTGGGGAAGCTTGAATATACTGTTTCAAACTTGGTTTTCAGAAACCAACAGATGCAAAAAGGCTTTTGGCATAAAAAGCTGCATTTAAATTGACTCGGAGCTTTTTCCTGACCCTGCCAACAGACTGGATCTTCTGTCCAAGGGccttgcagaagggttggaaatATTTTGCCCTGCTATGTCCCATAAGACTGATGGTTGACCTCTGCAAAGTTTTTAGTGTGTTTATAGGAATTTaacttgtttttatgttttctctgtaatgtatttaccttaagaataaatctgcctgcttagaaagagctgtgttgtAACTTGCAGCTACTGacaatacactgttcatagcccttggagagaaaaagtaaagcacaggccctggcctttaggcagactggcttgctggggatattgcagtgtaaggcagggagctgagCAGCCTTGAAACCCCAGGcatgagggagagagacatgggtttCCATCTAAGAGAGGCTGGGACTTGGAAGCTACAGTGCACACACCAGTgcttaaaatgtgtgtgtatggggcAGATTTGCAAGGGGTCACAgccctggaatttttttttaaaatcaagctagATCATTGAGGGGCACTCTTTAGGCACTGCCTTGCCAAAGTCTGGTCTCAGATTACaatagcccctcccctgcccctttctTTTAAAGACCACTTTAAGACTAGGGCACATACTGCACTCTAGCAGTTCCAGGACCTGAGCTTATTTAGAGAGTTGCCCTTGGAAATATCTTCACAATGTTGGCAGCTAAGCTCCGGTCACTGCCTTCTCCTGCTGACTGGTGTGAGCTGAGCACTGCCACCAATACAcctgaaatgaaagaaaaaaaaagaaaagaaaaccctgCCCCAGTGCAGGCACAGCACTGCACAGAGTTATGACAGGGTGGTGCTCTGAGGAGGAAATAAAGCCCATTTTGACACAGAAGCAGCAGCCTATCCCAGGACAGTGCATGGCACTGCTCTTGCTTTTACTTGCACTtccatttatgaaaaaaaaacttaGGCTAAAGTGCTGCACCGCTTCTGACTAAACGCCTGCTCTTGCTCCCAAGgacatcagtggcaaaactgtaACTGGGAAGGGGCAGGCCCTAGACAGTTCTAAGCTGAAGTAGAAGAAAAGTATTCTCAACTTCTTCCCAGTGGAGGGGTAGGAGGAGCCTAGATGTGGTGGAGTTGATAGGAGGTAACAGTGTGTGTTAGCCGACAGAGCAAAGACATTTAAAATGCgtgttttaatgattttttaaaaaacattttggagCTAAGGGCCTTTccttaaatcagaaaaaaaacaacaatccctAATCCTGCCCATTCCTAAAACATATTCATGCTGTACCTATGTAACAGTGTCCAATACACTCTGAGTGAGATTTTGAGCTGTAAAAGTTCTGCAGCTCTCCTTGAGAGTGCCATGCTATTCATCCTCTGTGTTCTTTAGGCATGTCTTTTCCTTAGCCCTGATCCTGAGCTCCTTGTTCAGGCAGaacgcccactgaagtcaattaaaattttgcctgaataataaGGAattcaggattgggtcctaagtGGGATGGCATGGCTACTATCTGTGAGATACCTGCTTCCAGCATTCTGCTGGAGGAGTTTGAGTATGGATGTGCATAGATGAAAGGGTTGAAAGTGGGAAGAGCACTGAGTAAACTTCAAGATAAACTTCTGATGTTTGACTAATATGGGGTCCCTTTGCAAACATGTAAACAGGAATAAGGATAGTACCTCATGCTCTATCACAGAAATAAAATGTGCTTCCTTTATAAGTATTGCCTGATACATAATCCTGATGGCTATGGTCCTACCAGCTAATCCTTCTCTTGCTGAAGCCTGTGGGGGCTGTTTGCATTTACTTTAATGAGCACAGGATTGAGGCCGCAATTCCAGAAAACATCCCTGTTCAgcgaagcacttaagcatgtgcttatctttaagtcaaggtcaatgggatttaagcatgtgtttaaagttaagcacatgctaaatattttgctgaatagtGATGGACTTAAGTGCATCTTAAAGCTTAGGTACTTTCCTGAAGGTATGGTCCCTTCATACCTTTCTCTGGTGTGTTATTGTGCTACATTTGGCTTCCCTTCCCTGCTGTTACTTTTTAAATCTTAGGCACTTCCCATACTTAAAGGCCTGAGCAGATACAAAAGTTGTTTCCACATCCGATCCTCAAACACGGTCCGCAGATATAAAtcagatataaagtggatatccgcagatttgcagggctttcCCTATACTAACAGACTCACAGTGGAGTGTTGTCCGGGCCAGTGTCCGGTCTCTGAGAGTGGCTGATACTAGCCCCtagagcaaataaaataaaaaatgcataatGCACTTTTCCAGTTGTTTAGTAGGACACTGTAGGTGGAGATGGGAAGATTTATTTCTACCTCACCCCAGTTGAGGGTCAGTTTAAGCCCTGGATCATGAGAATTGAAAATCCTTGTTATGTTTCATTTAGCAACTGCTATTGTAGATGCTGTGAAGGAGATGACACTGCTCTGTAATAATTAGTGAATACTGTACGTGACCTTGTTAGTGGGATAGTTACTGTATGGCTATCCTGGGTTCTTGCAATGTTTATTGTAGGCatatattggtttagtttaatagtaGTGCTGTGGAGAAGCCAGCAGGAAGCCAACACTATGGCTGCAGGTGAGCAATCTCCTAATAGCAAATTGGGGCTCATTAAGAAACCATGCTTGGACTATTAAGTTGTGAGAGTGCCAGGCTGAGATACCAGACTGATTTATGGGCCTCCAGtgagacaaaacaaaacaggctgTAAACAGTTaaaaagagactgggagtgggggcATTTCTCAGGGAGCTGTTCAGGGGGAAACAAACTTGCTCAGAAACAGACCCAACTGGCACACTGGAAGTGTTCAGGCCATCCCAAGCTTCCAGAAAGAGGGTAAGCCTTTAGGTAAGATAGATATGGGTGcagtatgtttgttttaaaattctttccctCTTATGTTATGCTGtgttcctactgttaagattaaacaatacgGTGCTTCAGGAAGGCTGTTTGGGGTCACTGTGTTCACCATGAAGGACCACAGAGGGAAGAACTACAGATGGCAAACCCAGTCAGGTCTGCTGGGTGAGCACAGGTGAATCACAGGCTGCTGAGCCCAGGATGTGGTttaagagtgggagaatcattGGTTTCCACTCCAGAAAAGGTAAGAGCATGAGGGGCGGGATGCAGTC of the Dermochelys coriacea isolate rDerCor1 chromosome 9, rDerCor1.pri.v4, whole genome shotgun sequence genome contains:
- the C9H3orf80 gene encoding uncharacterized membrane protein C3orf80 homolog; this translates as MLQCLSEGLLVLGAALLWQPCQGTWSCGELTCGERESCCDYGNVTHAEIKCCKLPFHTFLDNVGWFVRKLSGLLILLVLFAIGYFLQRIICPSPRRYNRPQRQDSPASLLSVTAATSQDSLLDSGSGRRYPGEPEPPPQTGAPLFLQLPRYEEVKYLPTYEESMRLQPQSPREIVLPVSSLATAASREPERAGGRAPFS